From Gopherus flavomarginatus isolate rGopFla2 chromosome 16, rGopFla2.mat.asm, whole genome shotgun sequence, a single genomic window includes:
- the EEF1AKMT3 gene encoding EEF1A lysine methyltransferase 3 encodes MAASRQPLFCHVEFSGAVAVREPPEAAPAGLEAVFPREVGLFADTFPEETRYCFCGHVLTIAQHHGARLGVAAPVWEAALTLCKYFEKQKLNFWGKKVIELGAGTGIVGILATLLGGDVTITDLPLALEQIQENVHRNVPAAHSARARVCALSWGLDHEEFLRDYDFILGADIVYLKDTYPLLIRTLRHLCGPHSTIYLSSKMRQEHSTAVFYEALLPLHFASELAYRDENENINIYRVTSKQNS; translated from the exons ATGGCTGCGTCCAGGCAGCCGCTTTTTTGCCACGTGGAGTTCAGCGGGGCGGTGGCTGTCCGGGAGCCGCCGGAGGCCGCTCCCGCGGGGCTGGAGGCCGTGTTCCCCAGGGAGGTCGGGCTCTTCGCTGACACCTTCCCCGAGGAGACCCGCTACTGCTTCTGCGGCCACGTGTTAACCATCGCCCAGCACCACGGGGCCCGGCTCGGGGTGGCAGCGCCCGTCTGGGAGGCG GCTCTAACTCTGTGTAAATATTTTGAGAAGCAGAAGCTCAACTTCTGGGGCAAGAAGGTGATTGAGCTGGGCGCTGGGACAGGCATCGTGGGCATACTTGCCACTCTGCTTG GAGGAGATGTAACCATCACAGATCTCCCTCTGGCTTTGGAGCAGATACAGGAGAATGTCCATAGGAATGTCCCTGCAGCGCATTCAGCTCGGGCCAGAGTTTGTGCTCTGTCTTGGGGTCTGGACCATGAGGAGTTCCTGAGAGATTACGACTTCATCCTGGGTGCAGACATAGTTTATCTGAAAGACACGTACCCCTTACTAATAAGGACCCTCCGGCACCTCTGTGGCCCCCATTCAACCATCTACCTGTCTTCCAAAATGCGGCAGGAGCACAGCACGGCTGTGTTCTACGAGGCGCTGCTCCCACTGCACTTCGCTTCAGAACTGGCCTATAGGGATGAAAATGAGAACATTAACATCTATAGAGTCACCAGCAAGCAGAATAGCTGA